AAAAAGAGCGCAAAGGTGCCAACTATACTACACGTTCTTATAACCCAAGAACCGATACCATCAACAATATGAAGCATGTATGCTCTTACGCTTGAGCTTCTGTGGATGCTGTGTATCCTTGAGTTTCATTTTGAGTTGCGGTAGCTTCAGGAGACACATTTTCTGGTACTGCTACAGTAACTGGTTGTGCTTGTTGCTCTGCTGCTATTTTAGCGCTCACGCTACTCAGTAGAGAGGAACTAGAAGGTTTTTTAAGTAAAGCAAGTCCAAATGAACCTATCATAAATAAAGCACCCATAACCCAGGTTGCTTTTTGAAACACATCTTGACCGCCAGAACCACCAAAAAGCATTTGAGATCCGCCACCTAAACTACCTAAGCCCATGCTGCTTTTACCTTTTTGAATCAAGATAATTAAAATAAGCAATAAGCACATTATAGTAAACAAAGTTACCAATAAACCGTATAACATATTCTACTCCCATCAATAATAAATTGTATTTTCTCGTAGCTCGTGTGCTACCCTCTACTTACTAATACTACAATTTTTTTAAGCTCTTGAAAATCGAGACTTGCTTTACCAACTAAAAAACCGTCAATTTCAGGTATTTGAAGCCATTTTTCTGTGTTTTTTGAGTTTACACTGCCACCATAGAGTAATCTTATAGTATTTTGGTCTAAAAACTGAGCACAATAAAGTTTTATGTGCTTACAGATAGCTTGTAGCTCTTGCACTTCTGGTAGTGCACCCGTGCCTATTGCCCATACAGGCTCATAAGCAATAACAAGTTGCGTGTAATTGCTCGCTTGTGCTGCTTGCAAAACTTGAGCAAGTTGTTGTTCTAGGATCTCGAGTGTTTTGCCTGTTTGTTTTTCGATTAAAGTCTCGCCAATACAAACAATAGGAACTATGCCTTCGTGTATAAGTATAGCAGCTTTTTGTGCAACCTGCTCATTAAGCTTATGCACTAAGTTATTAATCGAGCATTTCCATTCAGTATGGCCAATAATACAGTACTTGCAGGTAAGCTCTTTAAGGGAGGTAGCTGCTACTTGTCCTGTATAAGACCCATGTGTGTGACCACTACAATCTTGAGCACCAAGTTTTACTTTTGTATCGCCTAAATAGTTTTTAAAATAATCTAAACAAGTAAAACTTGGACATACAACTAATTCTACCTGCTCAGTTGTGGCTAATTCTTTGAGCTCTGGACCGTACTGCTTAAGCCATTCGATTGATTGATTATAAGAAAGTTCCATCTTCCAATTAGCTACAAGTAGTTTGTTCTTTTTCATAGTAATCTATAGTATTCTAAGTATAAATTTTAAATAAGTAGTTTAAAAAATAGCATAGTTTAAGAAGCTTATCAAAATTATACTTAGTGAGGTCCGTTATGATTAGATCCTATTTAATTAATTTGTTAGAAGAGTATGCTTCTATTTATCCAGAAGAAATGGTTTTTAAAACAGATATGTTGGATTTTATACATAAGCATACCGATTGTTTTGAGCGATCTTTAAAAATAGGCCATATCACCGCTTCTTGTTGGTTGCTGAATAATGACGCAACTGAAGCTTTGCTTATGCATCATCGTAAGCTTGACAAGTGGTTTCAGCTAGGTGGCCATTGTGATGGTAATCCGGATGTACTTGCTGTCGCTCTTAAGGAGGCTCAAGAAGAATCTGGTATTGAACATATAGTGTCTGCAAGTTCTGCTCTTTTTGATATTGATATTCATCTTATTCCAGAAAGTAGCCGTGAACAAGCACATTATCATTATGATGTGCGTTTTTTACTGCAAGTTGCCAGTGATGAGCAAGTGGTGC
This sequence is a window from Candidatus Dependentiae bacterium. Protein-coding genes within it:
- the tpiA gene encoding triose-phosphate isomerase, which gives rise to MKKNKLLVANWKMELSYNQSIEWLKQYGPELKELATTEQVELVVCPSFTCLDYFKNYLGDTKVKLGAQDCSGHTHGSYTGQVAATSLKELTCKYCIIGHTEWKCSINNLVHKLNEQVAQKAAILIHEGIVPIVCIGETLIEKQTGKTLEILEQQLAQVLQAAQASNYTQLVIAYEPVWAIGTGALPEVQELQAICKHIKLYCAQFLDQNTIRLLYGGSVNSKNTEKWLQIPEIDGFLVGKASLDFQELKKIVVLVSRG
- the secG gene encoding preprotein translocase subunit SecG; this translates as MLYGLLVTLFTIMCLLLILIILIQKGKSSMGLGSLGGGSQMLFGGSGGQDVFQKATWVMGALFMIGSFGLALLKKPSSSSLLSSVSAKIAAEQQAQPVTVAVPENVSPEATATQNETQGYTASTEAQA
- a CDS encoding NUDIX hydrolase gives rise to the protein MIRSYLINLLEEYASIYPEEMVFKTDMLDFIHKHTDCFERSLKIGHITASCWLLNNDATEALLMHHRKLDKWFQLGGHCDGNPDVLAVALKEAQEESGIEHIVSASSALFDIDIHLIPESSREQAHYHYDVRFLLQVASDEQVVQNQESKELRWIGKSRADLPTDNPSVVRMFNKWIALVGS